A genomic window from Neorickettsia sennetsu str. Miyayama includes:
- the yidD gene encoding membrane protein insertion efficiency factor YidD: MPSIFAFVFCYVLLYLQNGRGLFATLAVLAITFYKYAISPLKPRCCIYEHTCSEYALEMLNTHPLPKAIFLSLKRLLSCHPFAQHKFQQNRTRKTFNKHLPK, translated from the coding sequence ATGCCGTCCATCTTTGCCTTTGTTTTTTGCTACGTCCTGTTGTATCTGCAAAACGGCAGAGGCCTTTTCGCCACTCTCGCGGTACTTGCAATAACTTTCTATAAATATGCAATATCACCGTTGAAACCACGATGTTGTATATACGAACATACTTGTTCGGAGTACGCGTTGGAAATGTTAAATACACATCCCCTACCAAAGGCTATATTCCTCTCTCTAAAGCGTCTTCTGAGTTGTCACCCGTTTGCACAACATAAATTCCAACAAAACCGTACAAGGAAGACTTTTAATAAGCACCTCCCGAAATAG
- the rpmH gene encoding 50S ribosomal protein L34 yields MKRTYQPSKIVRKRRHGFRARMASKSGRAIINNRRRKGRHVLCA; encoded by the coding sequence ATGAAAAGGACTTATCAACCAAGTAAAATAGTACGTAAAAGACGGCATGGGTTTAGAGCTCGGATGGCGAGCAAAAGTGGCAGGGCTATAATCAATAATAGGAGAAGAAAGGGTAGACATGTCTTGTGCGCTTAA
- the rnpA gene encoding ribonuclease P protein component has translation MRLRGVKILSGRTFRYYQCNSFGCRSGSILLLISRGTTVEPVVGFIVTKKVGSAVKRNKVRRKLRGLLPFLVSMKKLLNRAYIFIPSPASVFSDFSAMREDVLSCLERAGRSH, from the coding sequence GTGCGCTTAAGAGGAGTTAAGATTCTTTCTGGCAGAACATTTCGGTATTATCAGTGTAATAGCTTTGGCTGTCGTTCTGGGAGTATTCTGCTACTTATATCGCGCGGGACGACCGTGGAACCTGTGGTGGGGTTTATAGTGACAAAAAAGGTCGGTTCTGCGGTTAAGCGAAATAAGGTTCGCAGAAAACTACGTGGATTGCTCCCTTTTCTTGTTTCCATGAAGAAGCTACTGAATCGTGCTTATATATTCATTCCTTCGCCTGCGTCTGTGTTTTCCGACTTTTCAGCAATGAGAGAGGATGTTTTGTCTTGTCTGGAAAGAGCAGGTCGCTCGCATTAG